A stretch of the Aegilops tauschii subsp. strangulata cultivar AL8/78 chromosome 4, Aet v6.0, whole genome shotgun sequence genome encodes the following:
- the LOC109777698 gene encoding xylan O-acetyltransferase 7: MARSSRPWRRSAPGQDQEAAGVSLIRDPDAMELLVKVRRAVAAGAAAQQEADLRGGLLNQNQWESTVCLVSSAIPSRDQKSLAKLVGPNGSLNVFTAAEYNATVEFYWAPFLVSSNSDDPQAHSVVDRVIAWLSIAKHTRHWRAAHFLIFNTYIWWLNNFEMKVLKNPRALPDKYTLVDRPVAYKEVLKTWANWVDRGGGDERRPP, encoded by the exons ATGGCGAGATCCAGCAGGCCGTGGCGGCGATCAGCACCGGGACAGGACCAGGAGGCCGCCGGCGTCTCCCTGATCCGTGACCCCGATGCCATGGAGCTGCTCGTCAAG GTTCGACGCGCGGTTGCTGCTGGAGCGGCTGCGCAACAAGAGGCTGATCTTCGTGGGGGACTCCTGAACCAGAACCAGTGGGAGTCGACGGTGTGCCTGGTGTCGTCGGCGATCCCGTCGCGCGACCAAAAGTCCCTGGCCAAGCTCGTGGGGCCCAACGGCTCTCTCAACGTGTTCACCGCAGCGGAGTACAACGCGACGGTGGAGTTCTACTGGGCGCCGTTCCTGGTGAGCTCCAACTCGGACGACCCCCAGGCGCACAGCGTGGTGGACCGCGTCATCGCCTGGCTGTCCATCGCCAAGCACACCCGGCACTGGCGCGCCGCCCACTTCctcatcttcaacacctacatctggtggctcaacaactTCGAGATGAAAGTGTT gaagaatcCTCGGGCGTTGCCGGACAAGTACACGCTGGTGGATCGGCCGGTGGCGTACAAGGAGGTGCTCAAGACGTGGGCAAATTGGGTGGACCGCGGCGGAGGAGACGAGAGAAGGCCACCGTAG